The DNA sequence TATAACATTTACTAAATGATTCGCCGTGTTTCACTCGGACCCCTTACACTCCTGCCCACGAGGAATTGCCTGCTGTGTTATAAATCAGAATCCCCTAACACACCAATTGTGATTCTTCCTGCTCTTAATGCTCGCGGCTCAGAGTCAGTTTCTACCACTCTAAGAATATTTGCGTGGGCTCTTGTGCGGGGTTGGGCCCAAAGGGAGTTGGACTGCGCAAAAAACGTCTGCGCGCTACCGGACCACACGTGCACTTTGCACCGGGCGTCTTCGCGTCGGTCTGGAGAGAGAGCGCTCTGGGACGGAGACTGGGAGCTTAAGCTGCAGGTCTGAAGGGCAGGGCAAGCGGTGGAGGGAGGTGAGGGCTTAGGGTCCCGGGCCCCGCGACATTAAGGGAGTTGGTGTTCCCCCAGGAGATGTCAGCAACTGAAGGAAACTGAGATGAAATCCAGACATCCCTGTTTGGGGTTCGCTTTAGTCTTTGCTTTGGGTAGGAGTGGGGTGGGATGGGACCAACACTATACCTTTGGCTCCCACTTGCCCTCTAGGAAGGCGGAGACACTTCCCAAGTCGTTCTGAGGGATGGGTAAAGGTGTTGCGAGGAAACCCCAAAGCAACAGCTCGAGTTGAACCTGAGAAACACtgggaagggaaaaaaactgGGGGAGGGGGAACAAACCACCTaactgccctcctccctccctcctcccttttcgTAGCTGCTGACGCGCTGGTGGTGCCTATTAATCATTCACCAGCCCAGAGCCGCGCCAGTTAATGGCTGTGAAGCCTCTTGGCCTCTGTTCTCCACACTCTGGTGTGCTCAGGCGCCCAGAAGCAGCAAGAGGCAGCGCTCAGGCAGGCAACCGCTAGGCGATGCGCCGAGCAGGCGCTGGTAGGAGCCGCGCTCCCCGCAGCTGCTGCGCTCTACCCTGAGGTTCCCGGTGACAGTAGGCTGCTGGAAAGCTATCGGGTACCGAGGGAGGGCGCAGGCGGCGGGGACTCCAGCAGAGCGCCCCAGCGCCGGCAGCCCCAGCGGCCCCCCTCAGCTGGCATGTTCCCCAATGGCAccgcctcctcttcttcctcttctcctagCCCCAGCCCGGGCAGCTGCAGCGCAGGCGGCTGCGGCAGGGGCCCCGGGGCTGGCTCTGCGGACGGCATGGAGGAGCCAGGGCGAAACGCGTCCCAGAATGGGACCTTAAGCGAGGGCCAGGGGAGCGCAATTCTCATCTCTTTCATCTACTCCGTGGTGTGCCTGGTGGGGCTGTGTGGGAACTCCATGGTCATCTACGTGATCCTGCGCTACGCCAAAATGAAGACGGCCACCAACATCTACATCCTAAACCTGGCCATTGCTGATGAGCTGCTCATGCTCAGCGTGCCCTTTTTGGTCACCTCCACGTTGTTGCGCCACTGGCCTTTCGGCGCGCTGCTCTGCCGCCTCGTGCTCAGCGTGGATGCGGTCAACATGTTCACCAGCATCTACTGTCTGACTGTACTCAGTGTGGACCGCTATGTAGCCGTGGTGCACCCCATCAAAGCAGCCCGCTATCGCCGCCCCACAGTGGCCAAAGTGGTGAACCTGGGCGTGTGGGTACTATCTCTGCTTGTCATCTTGCCCATTGTGGTCTTCTCACGCACCGCGGCCAACAGCGATGGTACGGTGGCCTGCAACATGCTCATGCCTGAGCCTGCCCAGCGCTGGTTGGTGGGCTTCGTGTTGTATACATTTCTTATGGGCTTCCTGCTGCCCGTCGGGGCTATCTGCCTGTGCTATGTGCTCATTATCGCCAAGATGCGCATGGTGGCCCTCAAGGCCGGCTGGCAGCAGCGCAAACGCTCTGAGCGCAAGATCACTTTAATGGTGATGATGGTCGTGATGGTGTTTGTCATATGCTGGATGCCTTTCTACGTGGTGCAGCTGGTCAACGTGTTCGCTGAGCAGGACGACGCCACGGTGAGCCAGTTGTCGGTCATCCTTGGCTACGCCAACAGCTGCGCCAATCCCATACTTTATGGTTTCCTCTCGGACAACTTCAAGCGCTCTTTCCAGCGCATCTTGTGCCTCAGCTGGATGGACAACGCAGCCGAGGAGCCAGTCGACTACTATGCCACTGCCCTCAAAAGCAGAGCCTACAGCGTCGAGGACTTTCAGCCTGAGAACCTGGAGTCCGGTGGTGTCTTTCGTAATGGCACCTGCACTTCCCGGATCACGACTCTTTGAGCTGGGGCCACTCAGGGGCCCTCGCCaaaggggggtggggaaggaCCAGTAGGGGAGACTGGGTATGAGGGGATGTCATGTAGGGCGCCAAGGTGCACTGGGAGTAACTTGGGGGTAGTGGAAGGAACCAGGAAAGCTGTGCAAATAAGGTTGCATTCAGAGTTTAGCTTAGAAACTGAGAAAGCTTTCAGATGCTCTTCTCCGTCTCCCACTTTTGGCCCTTTGCTCCACTATATTTGCTGCTCCGTGTCCTTCTGTTCTCCACACCCTATAACTTAAATCCTTCCTCTCCGTCTGGCTCGCGCAGATCACGAACTCATTAATGTCGCCAATTCAGTCTATTCCTCAGCCCCTCTAGCCATTATTTGGTTAAGGAGCCACGGTTACTACCACGGATTTCCCTAGGGGTGAGTTCCCAGTTCGCTTTCAGCCCTTTCCTGCCGCGCGGGTCAGCTGGGCAGTCTGCCGGGTGCAGCTAGCAAAATGTCCGAAATTACCACCGCTCTTCCTTTGCGCAACCTTACTTTAAGGGTCCTAGGACTTGGGAATGAACTAAATTGATAGTCTTTCCACCTACTTTTCGGTGAAGGCTCATACTTGCTTTGGCCCCTCCACCACTCCCACTTCATCCAGAGCGGAGCCCGGTGCTTAGTGAAATAGATCCTGTGCTTGAAACCCAGCGTTCACGCATCCACATCCAAACCCCTCTGGAGCAAAATGGAGCTGGGAAGTAAAGGAAGAGAGGAATTTGTCGAAGCTTCCTAACCTAGGGATAGGGTGGGGGTGTCACAGAAGCCACCCTCACGCCAGACTCAGAACCGGTTTCTAAGAGCTAACGCTGGGCGCCCCTGGGCTACACGCATCTGCGTTAGGCTGAGCAGAGCCAGCGCACTTTCTAAGGGACTGCTTGAAAGCGCAGCAGCaaacttcacttttctttcttccttgctcAAGTTTCTGGAGTAGCCTACCTAAAATAATATCAGATTCGGTTTCCTACTCTAGTTTACGTAGAAGATCCAGATCCGGCACTGGGGCCAAGACCTAGGGTGGCAACTTAAGAGCCTTGTTCACAAAGCTGGCCACGCTGCAGTTGCGTGCAGGCTCTCTGCAGAGTaaccccctcacccccaccccacccccgcagcCCCTCAGGGCTGCTGCTTTTCAGGCGGTGCCTAATAAGTTATTTTCCTGTTTAAcgggattatttatttatttatttattctcggtgttggaaaatgtgtttctgctttccctttcttccctatCGGGAGGCTCTTCTTGAGAACCCTAAGATTTGAAGTGGAGCGGGAGTGGAGGAAAgctccctcccttctccagggCCCTCTCAACATCTCCTCTCTGAAGGGCgctcttttcttttctggtagCCTTTCGACTTTTGCCTGCGTCCGGTGGAGTTTGgagatttttcatatttttcttattgtggtATCTTGTTttatcataataatttttttttaaaaaaatgacaaagtgaGTTAGTCTCTTCTCCATTCAGATTCAAATGACCTGAACTCCTAGCTTTccgggaaatatatatatatatataagggaAACATCACCCTACTGTATGTGATTccagtgtatgtatgtgtgtatgtatgtgtatgcacataatatatgtgtatatttgttcATCTTGCTCCTCTGTCGGAGTCCAAGAAACAATTTCAAGTACAGCCACCGAACAGTGACAGGTGTGAGACTGGCTGGAACACTTTCAGTTTCAGGGGTCCAAGAAGCCCTCAAGCCTGAAGCTGAGAAATCTAATTCAGAGACTTTCATCACTGCTGGGGATGTCTCTGCTTCTTCTAGGTTCCCTCAGAGGAGATTCTGAGATACAGTTCAGTTAAAATAATCACTACTTTTGAGGACATTGGAAGTGGAATAATTTGTGTCTATGTTTAATCTTACCAACTGCATTGGAAAGAGCAGGGCAAGGACCAATAGTTttacttctttgtatttcttgTACTCCTTTATTATTCAGGCTTGTACATAGTAGGCACTAAatacatgtgtttgtttttttttctcttgattgtTTAAGTAAACCAGAGTGTGATGCAATGATCCGGAGATAATAAATCTGGGATTCTCAGGTTCTGTCATTGACATAATACACAATGGTTGAACTCACTACTGAAAAAGATATGTCATGTATATTTGCTTCAAGAACATTGTGCTTTTCTGAAAGCAGTAACCAAGAGTTAAAATGTCTCTGTTTTGTTTAAACTAATGAACAAATATGCTTTTTGATCATAAATCAGAGTTTAAATTTGTCCCTTAATAATAACATATATTATCATTCTTttggaaaatggatttttaatggCTAAGAAGAGTTAAATTtacaaatcaaaattttgatCATAATCCTATTAACGGGTTACACATCTAGTGCTCTTAACCTGTTATTGTTGTAATAtttaactaaataaacaaatgtattatGCTGTTGCAAATAGTCTGGCTGCCCTCTGAATTTTACTGTTTCagtggattattattatttttacataagcaCAGCCTTGATTACCTTATGCTTCACTTAGATTTTCATATCATCTTTGAAAATTTTACCAAGATAGtaattatacttttaattatttttctaaaaagaaaacccTGTTAGTacagaaagggggagagagggtggggggagagagaaggggaaggaagaaggaggaggacgagaaagaggaagaggaaacacTCATGTAAGTATGAATAGGGAGCAATGCTACCCTGGTTTGCACTGTTGCCAACAAAATAGACAATACCTAAATCTTTCATAGATCAAAGTACTGTCTGCTCTCGTTTATGACCTTAACATTTATTGTGGGAACTGAGTAATTGTTGATTTATATCCCAAGAAAAGATGGGAGGTGGTATCTCTTAAAACTGTTGCAGAGGACAATgtgtaaaagaaatacaaaaatcagaTTTCagcataagagaaaacatatgctTTGTTCAATAGTGGACATTTCCATCCTGGAAGGCtgtatgttttgttttactaGACTTTATTTTCCCAGCAAGATAAGcagaaaaaagtattttccaaGACAAAATTTGCAGTAATTCCAGGACCAGAGTTGGGGGCAGGGTTCAGAGGCCTTCAAATGCCCTGTAACACTTGAAAGATAAAGTGTATCTGTTTAGTGTCTATGAACTATTATAAGTTTGCTTACAAGTGACCTCTGTGTTCCCAGATAGTATTTCCCAGGCCATCTTTTCACACAATATCCATAGAAAAGGATTAtgttaaaaaaaacctttaatgTCTCATCCATTTTAACCCTGCTATTATACAAAATGTTCATTGTGTAGTTTTTacctgaaaagaaaaagcaagaggttCTCTtggataaaaactttaaaattgtaaTATATTTCTAACCTATTTAGAACAAATAATGGAAATACTATATCAGTCTTCTGAAAAGCTCTTGCCTGTGGGATTATGTTTTGCACATCTGGCTCAATCCTTTTTCTATTCCAAGGCACCAATCAGAGATGTTAGGTACTCAGCTGAGATGGCTGAGAGGTGTTCATTGTTCACGGTTACAGTGTTGAGTTCTTACAGATTCGAAAGAACCTAGCTTCTGAGTTCAACTACAAAGAAAAGCAAGATGTTTCTGCAAAATGAAAAGGTCGAGGAGGTGGTGTACCCAAGAAACCAGTTCAAACAAAAGTAGCAAATGTCTACTTGTCAAACTATTGTGGAGAGAGGAGAtgggatttttaaagaaatgtccaTTAGTAAAATGTTCACTTTCATAATAAACTGAATTATTATCAAATCATACATTAAGCTCAATGTTAGTCCAAAGCTAGAAACATTACAGCCATTTGGGACCACAGACAAACTCTCTGGagtaattttaaacttaaattaacATTACCTCTTCAGGAAATTTAACTCTAGCCCATACACAGTGATTATGTGATTGGAACTATTACAGATAAAGACTCAAGTAATACAGCTTTTAATAATTTAAGGAAGACTCAATATGTATTAGGTTCCACTTGAAGGACACCATCTTATGCAGACTATTATGTACATAAATAGTTATGAATTTTGCAAGAATAGTATGTATTTCAAAGGACAAGTTATATtccacttaaatttaaaaaagaggaattgaagacatgataggcaagcaagctaatattataaaatagtacATGTAACTTACTATGACTATTCTGCAAAAAAGAATGTCCAAATATTGATGGAAAGTAGGTCTCACTGTGTTCTCTTTGTCTCTATAACCATTGAACAATTAATTAATCTAGCTATAATATCAGTGGCAACATGTCTATTCAAAGTcaataattaaattaaacattCTCCTTTACGTCCAATGAGCTGCTGTAATTAGCAAACCAAGCAgatgtctgtattttttttttcaaaagattctCAAATCTCCTTATACATATGAACACTGGTAcctaaaattaaaacacacacacacacacacacacacacacacacagagtatttaatgaagaaaaacttCTTGGATGCTGATTGGTAAACTAGTacttcaagatttttcttttctccccctttacctTTTAAGgtttcatttctactttttctttcccCAGCTCAGGAATTTGTGCTTTCTAGCTTTTCCCACCTCTCTTATAAAGGTcttctcagaagagaattttctttgattttacagTTTACATAACTGACAAGGCTTCAAGTAGTATTCTTCCAGAAGCAAGATTTTTTAATAAGGACATTGTATCAGAACTTTTGACAGCAGTGTCCTTGAAATCACACTTTCTAAGGCAAATGTTTCATAAGTGATTAATAAGTCCTACATCAAAATCATCCAAGAACttataaaaatgcatattctcTATGCTCTGTTATAGATAGAGATTGTGATTCTGGGTGAATTTTGATGATTCTAACACTAAAGTGAAAActaatgttttaaatgttaagaGCATGGAGTTTGTTATCAGCAGACATGGTTCTGCTCTTTTTGTTGTGTAATATGGAGTAAGTCAATCCTCTGATGCACATGATTCTCATGAAGAATGTCAGGATAATGGTTAGGAAAGCCTCTTCTACAGGGCTGTCCTGATGAGACAGTGTATGTCAAATGCCAAATAAGTCAGAGCTCTTTTAGTTGAGAATGAATGAAAATTCAATAAGTGAAAAAAACTTGAGAAGATCTGGCTTCAGGGTGTACTTGATCTGCAATTCActagaaacttttttttgttcGGTCTTCATTTCTCATCTCTGACTTTTGCTGTGTTGGCTCTCCTTTTGGACTGG is a window from the Urocitellus parryii isolate mUroPar1 chromosome 6, mUroPar1.hap1, whole genome shotgun sequence genome containing:
- the Sstr1 gene encoding somatostatin receptor type 1 gives rise to the protein MFPNGTASSSSSSPSPSPGSCSAGGCGRGPGAGSADGMEEPGRNASQNGTLSEGQGSAILISFIYSVVCLVGLCGNSMVIYVILRYAKMKTATNIYILNLAIADELLMLSVPFLVTSTLLRHWPFGALLCRLVLSVDAVNMFTSIYCLTVLSVDRYVAVVHPIKAARYRRPTVAKVVNLGVWVLSLLVILPIVVFSRTAANSDGTVACNMLMPEPAQRWLVGFVLYTFLMGFLLPVGAICLCYVLIIAKMRMVALKAGWQQRKRSERKITLMVMMVVMVFVICWMPFYVVQLVNVFAEQDDATVSQLSVILGYANSCANPILYGFLSDNFKRSFQRILCLSWMDNAAEEPVDYYATALKSRAYSVEDFQPENLESGGVFRNGTCTSRITTL